The segment TACGGGTGCTCCAGATAATCCACGATCCGGACGCCTTGGCGGTTGTGCTCGAAGCCGCCGTGGTCCCGCATCAACTCCGCGAGGGCCTCTTCGCCGGAGTGGCCGAACGGCGTGTGCCCCAGGTCGTGGGCCAGGGCGACCGCCTCCGTCAGGTCTTCGTTCAAATTGAGGGCCCGCGCGAGCGTCCGCGCGATCTGCGTCACTTCCAGCGTGTGCGTCAGGCGCGTCCGAAAATAATCGCCCTCGTGCGTCAGGAAGACCTGCGTCTTGTATTCCAGGCGCCGAAAGGCCGTCGAGTGCACCACCCGGTCCCGGTCGCGCTGATAGGCCGTCCGGTACGTGTGCTCCGGCTCGGGATAGACACGGCCCTGGGACTCGGCGCTCTTGGCGGCATACGGGGCGAGGAGACGCCGCTCGCGCTGCTCCAACTCGTGGCGGGTCATCGTGCTCGGCGGATCGGTCATGGGGCGCCCGGCGCCTCGGAGTCCATGGCGGCCCGGAGGCGGTCGAACAGGTCTTCGAGCGATTGCGGGATGACCTTCGTGTCGGCCAGGACCGGCATGAAGTTCGTGTCGCCGGTCCATCGCGGCACGAGGTGAAGGTGCAGGTGTTCGGGCAATCCTGCGCCGGCGACGCGGCCGAAGTTGAGGCCCAGGTTGTAACCGTCCGCGCGCAGGATGCGCCCGAAAAGGGCCATCACGTCCCGCGCGAGCGCCA is part of the Planctomycetota bacterium genome and harbors:
- the dgt gene encoding dNTP triphosphohydrolase, with protein sequence MTDPPSTMTRHELEQRERRLLAPYAAKSAESQGRVYPEPEHTYRTAYQRDRDRVVHSTAFRRLEYKTQVFLTHEGDYFRTRLTHTLEVTQIARTLARALNLNEDLTEAVALAHDLGHTPFGHSGEEALAELMRDHGGFEHNRQGVRIVDYLEHP
- a CDS encoding HIT domain-containing protein, whose translation is MDRLWSPWRMAYIDGMSDDGHKSGCFLCAARDAADDRQALVFMRRPLVFAVLNRFPYNNGHALIVPSAHKGALADLADDEMLAMMALARDVMALFGRILRADGYNLGLNFGRVAGAGLPEHLHLHLVPRWTGDTNFMPVLADTKVIPQSLEDLFDRLRAAMDSEAPGAP